In the Gemmatimonadota bacterium genome, CAGTCGGGGCATCCGCTCAGCCCGAATTATCGGATGCAGTCCGAGTTGTGGGCCGCCGATGAGTACCATCCCCTGTTGATGGATTGGGAAGATATAGTGGGGAATTTACAGAGCAGGTTGGAGTTGAATCCATAGTCTGGCACGGTTTTTGCAGGAGTGATATAGTGCCACCAGATTTTGGTCGTTTTTTGGTCATTTTTTTCAATAGCAGGATCATTTTTTTCATTATTGTGGAGGAGTTTGACACATGAAATTGACGCTTTCAATTCCGCGTTCTCGTCCGGCGCATCTGGCGAGTTTTTCCGCTCCTGAGGGATGCGAGGCGCCGTTGTTGCAACTGAAGGGTAGAGGTGAGGTGCTGATTGCCGAGCGCGATCCTTCTGTGCCTGTTTATCACGTCAATCTGCCCGCGCTGGGCGGGGGTGAGGAAGCGAGTTTTGAGGTGTTGGAATTGGATAGTGCATATGCGGCTGCAGGGATTTCGTCGCAGGATGCCGATGGCAAACTCAGTATTTCTCTGGCGGGTTCGCCATTTATGACGTTTCACCATACGACGGATTATCCCAAGCCGGTTATCAATCCGATTTTGACGCCGAATGGGACCAATATGTTGCGCGAGCCGATGGCGGCATGGGGGGAGGGTGAACATCCCTGGCAGCGGGGGTTGACCCTGATGCAGGGAGCTATAAATGGGGTGGATTGCTGGAATGAGCGGCCCAACCAACCGGGATATGGGCGCACGGCGCAGGATGATATTTCTATTTCGCACAATGCATTGTCCCTGGTGATCGCTTCGGAAAATACGTGGTATGAGGGCGACCGCGCGCTGATGAGCGATAGTCGGTCGTATCGGCTGTACGATTCGGGTCGAGATGCCGCGGTTCTGGATATTGCGCTTACGCTCAAGGCTTCTCACGGTGCTGTGACGATTGGGGATACTAAGGAGGGTGGATTTTTGTGTATTCGCGTGAATCCGTCGATGAATGCCAATGCCGATGGGGAGATGCGCAATGCCTATGGCGCGACCGATGAGACGGGGTGCTGGTCGTTGTCTTCACACTGGATGGATTACTACGGTCCTGTGGGCGATGAGGTGGCGGGGTTTGCCATTTTTGATCATCCACAGAATTTCCGATATCCAACCACATGGCATGTGCGCGGTTATGGTTTGTTTGCGCCCAATTGCTGGATGTTCAAGCCCGATCACCTTATGCCCGAGGGCGCGTCTATGACGTTTCGCTGGCGCGTGATTGTGCATACGGGAGATACGGCACAGGCCGATATTGCAAATCGCTTTTTGGATTATGTGGATGGGCCGCGTGTGGTATGGGCGTAAATTATATAAAAGCGCTCTCAGATAGGTTGACGATAGCTAACTGACTGGTTATTTTTTAAAATGTTAGGAGGAGTCAGATGGCTTTTCAAGAAGATGTTATTGTTGACGATGTAGAAGACGACTCGCCTGAAGAAGTCATGCCCTTTGAATACCCTATAACGAGTTATGGTGCTGATTTCACTATTGATGGTTTGGTCAGCCGACTTCGACAGGGTGATATTTTTGTGCCATCTTTTCAACGCGCGTTCGTTTGGGATGAGGAAACAGCGTCGAAATTCGTGGAGTCTTTATTGGTAGGTCTGCCTGTACCGGGCATATTTCTGTCAAGAGAAGAAGATACAAAAAGATTAATCATTGTTGATGGACAACAACGGTTAGTGAGTCTTCGTTCGTTTTATGATGGAAAATTTGCTGATACTGAAAAAACATTTGCACTGACAGGATTAGGGAAAAAGTCACGTTTTTTAGGCAAAACTTATGCTTCTCTCCAGCCCAAAGATCGCCGCAGACTTGACGATGCTATTTTGCATGCGACTATTATTCGCCAGGATAAGCATTCGGACGATAATAGCAGTGTTTATCAGGTCTTTGAGCGGCTAAACATGGGCGGCAAGCATTTGCAGCCACAGGAAATTCGAGTGGCGATGTACCATGGTGCGTTTAATGATTTGTTGCAAGATCTCAATTGTAACCACACCTGGCGCAAGCTTTACGGCAATGTTAGCAATAGAATGAAAGATCAGGAACTTATTCTCAGATTTCTGGCTATGTACTTTGATAGAAAAAATTATCAAAGTCCCTTGAAGCAATTTTTGAATAAGTACATGGGGAGTAACAGGAACCTGACAAGACAGTCAGAAGGAGAAATCAGATCAGTTTTTGAGAACACGGTGGAAACAGTTCACAATCATTTAGGTCCTGACGCATTCAAGCCATCGAAAGGAAGATTTACGGCGGCAGTTTTCGATTCCGTCGCTGTGGGCATCGCGGATAGGTTAAAACGAGGCGATATTCTAAATGGTAAAGAACTAAAGGCAGCTTATGATACTCTTATGAAAAACGAGGATTACCGTCAAACATCTATTGAAGGTACTGCACAGACGAGAACAGTTAACCAAAGGCTTACCTTGGCAATTAAAGCATTTTCAGACGTTCCATGAAAAACCGCGAAACTGTTCAAGCCAAAGACCGCCTTGATGACTTATTCAGTCGGGTCAACGAATTTTCTGAAGACCTTGAACTTCAATCTCACTGGGCGAGATATTTATGTGTCAGGGTGTCCGGTTTTATAGAGACTTCAATTCGTTCGATTCTCAGTGAATATGCAAGAGAAAAGTCTGCTCCATCTGTAGCAAACTACGTCGAAAGCTGGTTGGGTTCCTTCCAAAGCCCTAACATGGAGCGGATACTACAATTGCTTGGGGCCTTTAATTCCACCTGGCAGGACGAACTGAAATCATTGACTGAAAGCGAACCAAAGGACGCCATTGACGGTATCAAGGCGAACAGAGATCTCATAGCACATGGCGAAAATGTAGGCATCACTTATACAACGATTCAGCGCTATTATCAGAATGCCCTAATGGTGGTCGAGTTAATTGAAGATCAATGTAACTCTTGAACCTATACATCACCTGGCGTGTGATTGTTCACATAGGGGATACGGCGCAGGCCGATATTGTAAAATTTACTAACGCGAGAGGAACAGGCTATGGCTGTCACAGACCGATCACAAGATACGGATAGGCACATTGGGCGGCTTGAAGGCATCGTAGAGCAAATGGTTAAAGACCAAGCCGAGTATAGGCAAGACATGCGTGCCGTATCAGATCGCATCATAGATCAAATGGTTAAAGACCAGGCTGAGTATAGACAAGATATGCGTGCCATATCAACTCGTATAGATAATACGACAAACCGTATAGATAAATTATTATATTGGCAATTGGGACTCTTGTCTGTGATTATCGGCGGTATAATCGGTATCTATTTTAAATGATGGTAAATAATCCCCCGACACAGAAATTTTTTTAAGCCTCGAGTTATCTCGAGGCTTTTTTATTTAGGAAAAATAACGCTAAGAGCTATGGAGGAAGTTTGCGATTTTGTCGCGTATTTCGTCGCGCACTTTGCGGAATACGCGTATTCGTTCTTCTTCTGTACCTTGGGCATCGGCGGGGTCTTCAAAGGGCCAGTGTCGCGTGTTTTTGGCGCCCGGGAAGATCGGACAATTTTCTTGGGCGTTGTCGCAAACGGTGATGACGAGGTCAAAATCTCGATTGAGATACAGGTCAATGCTGTCGGATGTATGGTGGGATATGTCGATGCCGATTTCACGCATGGCGCGAATGGCGAGTGGGTTGACTGTTGAGGGGCTGACGCCTGCGCTATAGGCGTCGTAAGTGCCATTGCTCAGATGGCTAAAGAGCCCTTGCGCCATTTGGCTGCGGCAGGAGTTGCCCGTGCAGAGGATGAGTACGCTGCTCATGGGATGGCTTTCTATGGATTAACAACAGCCTTTGGCATCGGTGCCGGGGTCTGAATGGCAGCGGATGAATTCGTAAAAAAATGCGCCTGCAGTTGCGCCGAGAATGGGACCGAGTACGTAAGCGGGAAAATGGGTCCAATCACCAGCGGTCAGAGCGGGACCCAGGCTGCGTGCCGGGTTCATGGAGGCACCACAGAGCGGACCGGCAAACATGGCTTCAAACCAGATGGTGCCGCCAATGGCCAGGCCGGCGGCTTGACCTGTGGCGCGGTAGTCTGTGGCAACGGCCATGATGACGACCATTAAGAAGAAGGTGAGCAAAAATTCCCAGATAAAAGCTGTGGCAAACAGGTTGTCCATCGGTTGTGTGACACCCAGGTTGAGGGTCTGCTTTGGGTGTTTTGCTTTTAAGATGGGTGTGAGAGACCACAGGTGAATGCCGCTGGCGGCGATGGCTCCGAGGCATTGCGCTGCGATGTAGGGCAGGATTTCGCGTTTGGGAAAGTGGCGGGTGAAGGCAAAGGCAGTGGTGACGGCGGGGTTGAAGTGCGCGCCCGAGATGTGCCCGGTGGCGTAAACCATTGTCATGACGATGAGGCCAAAGGATGTTGCGATGCCCACGTGGGTGATGGCGCCTTCGGATAGCTGGTTGATGGCAATGGCTCCACATCCGCCAAAGACGATGGCAAATGCGCCGATGAATTCGGCACTACATTTTTTGAGGAGGTTCATGGCGTCCATTTCTGGATGTCGGCGAGGATTTTTTCGGCATTCGGGTGATCGGGTTGCAGGCGCAGCGCGGTTTGCAATTGCTGGAGGGCGAGGTCAAAGCGCTGGTGCTCGGCGTGGAGATAGCCCAGGCGTATGTGTGAGGGTACGTGGACAGGGCTGATGGCGATTGCGCGCATATATCCGTTAATTGCGCGTTCAGGTTCTCCTTTTTGGCGGGCGATCTCGGCCATTTGAAAATGCGGACGGTGGTCGTCTGTGGTGAGTTCGGCGTATTTCTGAAAGGCTTCGTAAGCGCTGTCTGTCTGCGCGGTTGCGAGGTAGCTCAAGCCCAGGTGATAGCGCGGGATGACGTAATTGGGTTCGACTTCGATGGCTTTTGAAAAGGCTTTGATCGCCGCGTCATGGCGCTCTATCAGGTGGAGTACGGTGCCGAGGCGAAAATGGACGCGGGTGAATTGGGTGTTGTGCGCTGCGGCCTTTTGGAGATGGTCAACGGCTTTTTCGTGATTTCCTTTGCGGTGTGCGATCATGCCGAGTTTGAAATGCGCATCGGCGAGTGTGGAATCGCGTTGCAGGGCTTGATGGTAGTATTTTGTGGCTTCGTCGATGCGGTCGAGTTCGTTATAAGCATTGGCGAGTTCGTAACAGGCTATGGGATCATCGGGATTGGCCTGAATGGCCTGGCGCAGTTGCGCGGTGATTGTTTCAAAGGTTTGGGCGTATTGATTGAAGAACATGCCGGATAAAGATGCCTGAATATCGGGATTTATGGGCGATTGCTGGAGGGCTTGTTCGAGTTCGCTCATGGCTTCTTCTGTACGGTCCTGTTTTTTGAGGATCAGGGCAAGGCGATAGCGCGCGGCAATGTGTTCAAGGTCGATTTTGAGGGCGTTGCGATAGGCATTTTCCGCTTCTGTTATTTTGTTGCTCGTTTGGTAGATGCGTCCGAGATAATAGTGGGGCATCGCACTTTTGGCATCGCGTTGTACGGCGCGTTTTAGACCACTTTCGGCCTGTGTGAGCAGGGCGTTGTCAATGGGAGATTGCCGCAGTGCCCGATATAGTGCCATCATGCTTTCGGTTGCCATGCGGAGTGCTTCTGGATTGTGAAACATGGGCATTTGCAGACGGGTTTTTTCATGGGGTGTCAGGGTCACGTTCAATTGATCTGGAATGGCGTAGAGTATGGGCAAGATGGCGTCGAGCGGTGCAGAGACGGATGCCTGTCCCGTAAAGGTTTCGATGACTTCGCCCGAGGTTGTATGAAGCATGTCGGTTTCGATTTGGATGCGCGATCCCACAATGTGATAACGCCCGCTTAAAATCAGGTGGATGTCCAATTTTTTTGCGAGATCAGAGGAGCTTACCGGCGCATCTCCGAGTTTGTGGCGCAGATATTCTTCGTCAACGGCGTGTATTTTGGGTACACGGTAATAGGCGTTGATATATCCTTCGGAAATGGCTGCGGAGAGCCAATTCCACTGCGGGTCGCCCGTTGTGTTTTCGTGTGGCAATACGGCGATGTTCCATTGGGCGTAGATGGGCGCGTGGATCAGGGTGATGAGGATGCTGAGTGCGAGGCGTTTTTTCATGTTATTTTTTTTCCGTTGTCAAGTTTTCATCGTCGTGTGTGACATAGAGAAATGCGGTACACATTTCGTCGGTCGATTTTTCGCCCCATCGCACCAGCCTGGGGGGATTGTTGGGGTTTCGGGGGTTGTCGGCAGAGTTATCGTAAAAGGCTTCGAGCGCGATGCGGGTGCCGCGCGGGAGTGCGATGGGTGTTTTGTACACATAGGTTTCTTGCCAGTTAAAGTCCCAGGGTTTGACCCATATCAGAGGTTTTTGGGTGCCGTCGGGATAGGTTGCGGTTATTTTCATTTCTGTGCCGAGCAAGTGCATGTGGGGCAAGATGCCGAGCAGGTGCTGGTCGCGGGTGATGGTGATTGCGCCGGTTACTCTGTGTCGTCTGATGTTGGGGGGAATGAAGAGCAAACGGCTGTTGATGACTTCTTCGCGGAGCTGTTTTTGTACGGGTTTTTTGGCAAAGTAGATGCCCAGTCGAGAGTGGTCTTTTACGGCGCGGCCAATTTTGTGATAGTGGATCTGGAGGATGATGTCGCTGTTGGGCGGTAGATCGCGGCCTATGCCCTCTGGGAGTACAAAGGGGGTGTTGCCGGGTGCCCAGCCGCCCAGGGATTCGTAAATGGGTACGCCTATGCCGCCAAAGCAGGGGTAGCCCGGCGCGGGCGCGTTTTCCTGTTGCAGGCGCGCTTTGCCAGAGATGTCGATGTACACGCTGACGTGGTGGACGACTTCGCGTTCTCCGGGTAGCACTTCGATGGCCGATACGTAGTTGCCCGTGTCCTGTTTTGTGGGCAAGACAAAGCAGCGATATTCGTCGCGGCCCGTGGCTTCGAGTGAATAAGGTGTTTCGGGTTCGAGGATCAGGTCGGGCGTGCCCAGGGTCCAGCTTTTGGAAAATGCAATGGGTTCGGGCTGGTCGGCGGGATTGCCCTGGGGCATACCGCTGTTGACCCATTGCGCGAAGGTGTGGATTTCGTCGTCTGTGAGTCTGCGGGAATTTTTGAAGTTGCCGTATTCGGGGCGCGCTTTCCAGGGGGGCATGATGCGGGCTTCGATGGAGTCGCGCATCTGATAGGCCCAGGCGAGTACTTCTGTGTAGTCGAAAAAGGGCACGCGCCCGATGC is a window encoding:
- a CDS encoding tetratricopeptide repeat protein, with protein sequence MKKRLALSILITLIHAPIYAQWNIAVLPHENTTGDPQWNWLSAAISEGYINAYYRVPKIHAVDEEYLRHKLGDAPVSSSDLAKKLDIHLILSGRYHIVGSRIQIETDMLHTTSGEVIETFTGQASVSAPLDAILPILYAIPDQLNVTLTPHEKTRLQMPMFHNPEALRMATESMMALYRALRQSPIDNALLTQAESGLKRAVQRDAKSAMPHYYLGRIYQTSNKITEAENAYRNALKIDLEHIAARYRLALILKKQDRTEEAMSELEQALQQSPINPDIQASLSGMFFNQYAQTFETITAQLRQAIQANPDDPIACYELANAYNELDRIDEATKYYHQALQRDSTLADAHFKLGMIAHRKGNHEKAVDHLQKAAAHNTQFTRVHFRLGTVLHLIERHDAAIKAFSKAIEVEPNYVIPRYHLGLSYLATAQTDSAYEAFQKYAELTTDDHRPHFQMAEIARQKGEPERAINGYMRAIAISPVHVPSHIRLGYLHAEHQRFDLALQQLQTALRLQPDHPNAEKILADIQKWTP
- a CDS encoding redoxin domain-containing protein produces the protein MKRPLFITLFLALPLRLWAVPLQIGDTLNDFTLADLNGSPVTLSDLSRDHALVITFSSVVCPASLKYDIHRTQIHDQYAPKGVHLISVNANFNETDKDIKEHYTQNPVPFTVLRDPHNKLADHLGATHTPHAFLFDTQRRLRYKGEIDNGWGIPEDTTSRGLWDALDAMLANRKIANTSLPSFGCEIRRTPRQTTVANTSTPTFYRDILPLLQNRCQNCHRPGGIGRVPFFDYTEVLAWAYQMRDSIEARIMPPWKARPEYGNFKNSRRLTDDEIHTFAQWVNSGMPQGNPADQPEPIAFSKSWTLGTPDLILEPETPYSLEATGRDEYRCFVLPTKQDTGNYVSAIEVLPGEREVVHHVSVYIDISGKARLQQENAPAPGYPCFGGIGVPIYESLGGWAPGNTPFVLPEGIGRDLPPNSDIILQIHYHKIGRAVKDHSRLGIYFAKKPVQKQLREEVINSRLLFIPPNIRRHRVTGAITITRDQHLLGILPHMHLLGTEMKITATYPDGTQKPLIWVKPWDFNWQETYVYKTPIALPRGTRIALEAFYDNSADNPRNPNNPPRLVRWGEKSTDEMCTAFLYVTHDDENLTTEKK
- a CDS encoding PmoA family protein, translated to MKLTLSIPRSRPAHLASFSAPEGCEAPLLQLKGRGEVLIAERDPSVPVYHVNLPALGGGEEASFEVLELDSAYAAAGISSQDADGKLSISLAGSPFMTFHHTTDYPKPVINPILTPNGTNMLREPMAAWGEGEHPWQRGLTLMQGAINGVDCWNERPNQPGYGRTAQDDISISHNALSLVIASENTWYEGDRALMSDSRSYRLYDSGRDAAVLDIALTLKASHGAVTIGDTKEGGFLCIRVNPSMNANADGEMRNAYGATDETGCWSLSSHWMDYYGPVGDEVAGFAIFDHPQNFRYPTTWHVRGYGLFAPNCWMFKPDHLMPEGASMTFRWRVIVHTGDTAQADIANRFLDYVDGPRVVWA
- a CDS encoding arsenate reductase ArsC; amino-acid sequence: MSSVLILCTGNSCRSQMAQGLFSHLSNGTYDAYSAGVSPSTVNPLAIRAMREIGIDISHHTSDSIDLYLNRDFDLVITVCDNAQENCPIFPGAKNTRHWPFEDPADAQGTEEERIRVFRKVRDEIRDKIANFLHSS
- a CDS encoding HEPN domain-containing protein, producing the protein MKNRETVQAKDRLDDLFSRVNEFSEDLELQSHWARYLCVRVSGFIETSIRSILSEYAREKSAPSVANYVESWLGSFQSPNMERILQLLGAFNSTWQDELKSLTESEPKDAIDGIKANRDLIAHGENVGITYTTIQRYYQNALMVVELIEDQCNS
- a CDS encoding DUF262 domain-containing protein — protein: MAFQEDVIVDDVEDDSPEEVMPFEYPITSYGADFTIDGLVSRLRQGDIFVPSFQRAFVWDEETASKFVESLLVGLPVPGIFLSREEDTKRLIIVDGQQRLVSLRSFYDGKFADTEKTFALTGLGKKSRFLGKTYASLQPKDRRRLDDAILHATIIRQDKHSDDNSSVYQVFERLNMGGKHLQPQEIRVAMYHGAFNDLLQDLNCNHTWRKLYGNVSNRMKDQELILRFLAMYFDRKNYQSPLKQFLNKYMGSNRNLTRQSEGEIRSVFENTVETVHNHLGPDAFKPSKGRFTAAVFDSVAVGIADRLKRGDILNGKELKAAYDTLMKNEDYRQTSIEGTAQTRTVNQRLTLAIKAFSDVP
- a CDS encoding MIP family channel protein, producing the protein MNLLKKCSAEFIGAFAIVFGGCGAIAINQLSEGAITHVGIATSFGLIVMTMVYATGHISGAHFNPAVTTAFAFTRHFPKREILPYIAAQCLGAIAASGIHLWSLTPILKAKHPKQTLNLGVTQPMDNLFATAFIWEFLLTFFLMVVIMAVATDYRATGQAAGLAIGGTIWFEAMFAGPLCGASMNPARSLGPALTAGDWTHFPAYVLGPILGATAGAFFYEFIRCHSDPGTDAKGCC